TGTCCAGAACAACAAAACCGTCATTCAAGTGATCCTGGGCGCCGTGGCCCTGACTTTTGTGGGCTTTGGCGTCAGCAGCTATTCCAGCGCCACGGACGATCCCTATCTGGTCAAGGTGGGCAACGCCAAAATCTACAAGCGCGACCTGGATCGCGCGCTGGAAGGCAAGCCTAGCGACCCGGCAACCCGCCAGGCCATGCTTCAGGAAATGATCCGCCGCGAACTGGTGCTGGCCGACGCCCGCGACCATGGCGCCGCGGTCAGTCCCGCGCAGTTGCAGAAATTCATCGCCGCCATCCCGCTGTTTCAGGAAAACGGCAAGTTCAGCGCCGAACGCTATAGCGAGTTCCTGAAGAACCGTTACCCGTCGGCCGAGGCTTTCGAAACCGAGATCAGCCAGGACCTGTTGGTGCGCAGCCAGTTGACCGCCGTGGCCGGCACCCAGTTCGTGCCCAATGCCGTTGTCGGCCGCATCGCCAGCCTGCTGGGCGAAGGCCGCGAACTGCAGCCGCTGGTGATCAAGCCGTCCGACTTCGCCGCCGAGGTGAAGACCGACGACGCCGCGATCAAGGCCTACTACGACGCCAACGCCAAGCGCTTCCGCACCGCCGAGCAGATCAAGCTCGATTACGTGGTGCTGTCGCAAGACGCCGTGGCGCAGGGCGTGAAGGTCAGCGACGCCGAAATCCAGAAATATTACGACCAGCACAAGGGCGATCTGGCCGGTGAACAGCGCCGCGCCTCGCACATCCTGCTGGCGGTAGCCAAGGACGCCAAGCCGGAGCAGAAGGCCAAGGTCCGCGCCGAGGCGGAAGCCATCCTGAAGGAAGCGCGCGCCAATCCGGCCAAGTTCGCCGAGCTGGCCAAGGCCAAGTCGCAAGATCCGGGCTCGGCCGAGAAGGGCGGCGATCTGGGCTTCTTCGGCCATGGCATGATGGTTAAGCAGTTTGACGACGTGGTGTTCCGCATGAAGCCGGGCCAGATCAGCGAAGTGGTGGAAACCGAATACGGCTTCCACATCATTCGCCTGGACGAGGTCAAGGCGCAGAGCCTGGACGACGTCAAGAGCGTGATCGTCGACAAGCTGCAGAAGCAGAAAGCCGCCGGGCTGTTCCGCGCCGAGTCCGACAAGCTGAACGAAATCTCCTATCAGCAGGCTGATTCGCTGAAGGGCGTGGTGGATGCGCTGAAGCTGGAAGTGAAGCACTCCGACTGGATCGTCCGCAACCAGCCCTCGCAAGACCCGCTGCTGGGCAATGCCAGGCTGCTGGCCGCCGCGTTCAGCGATGACGTGCTGAAGAAAAAGCACAATAGCGAAGTGGTGGACGTGGGCGGCGGCCGCCTGGTGGTGGCGCGCGTCGCCGAGCACCAGCCGGAGCATCAGCAAGCCATCGCCGAGGTGAGCGCCCAGATCAAGTCCGAGCTGATCGCCCGCGACGGCGCCAAGCTGGCCGACAAGAAGGGCCAGGCGGTTCTGGCCGATCTGAAGGCCGGCAAGAGCGTGGAAGGCTTGCAATGGGGCCCGAACCTGACGGTGTCCCGCCGCGCGCCTAGCCTGCCGCCTGCCGATATGCGCGCAGCCTTCGCCGTGTCCGGCGCCAAGCTGCCGGGCTATGCCGGCGTGCGCCACGATACGGGCGAGTACGTGGTCTACCGCGTGGGCAAGGTCATTCCGGCGCCGGCTTTGAGCGAGGCGGACCGCGCTCAATTGGGCGGCATGCTGAATGAAATGACGGCCAACGGCCAGTTGGTCGGCTATCTGCAGGCGCTGCGCCAGAAGTACCCGGTTGTCCCAGGCAAACAGTCGCTGAACGACAACAGCAATTAAGCTCCCTGCATCGTTGGAAGCTAGAAGCCCCGCAAGCGCGGGGCTTTTTCATTGGGCGGCGTATTGGCCGAATCCGCGCGCGCGGGCTTCTAGCCGCAGCGCCTCCAGCAGCAGCCTGGCCTTGCGCGGGATGTCGCGGCTGGCGAAGACGGCATGCATCTGCGGATCGTCGCCGCGGCTGGAAACAATGCGGTAGTCCGGACGCAGCCTGACGAGCTCGCCTTGCTCGACGAGCGGTTCGGCCAGCCAGTCGCCCAGCCGGCCTATGCCCATGCCGGCGCGAAGGGCGTCCAGCACGCCGTTGCCGGAGTTGCTGCGGTGCCAGGCGCTGAGATTCAGGCTGATGCTCCGTTCCCGCGAGACGAAATTCCACGCTTTCAACACGCGCGGCGCGGAGTGGATGAACACCCGGTGGCGCGGCAGCTCGTCCGGCGTTTGCGGCGCGCCGTGCCGCGCGATATAGCGCGGGCTGGCGTATAAATGGCGGCGATAGTTCCACAGCGGATAGCCGATCAGCTCGCTGGAAGAGGGGAAGGCGCCGCGTATCGAAAAATCCAGCTTGTCGTGGATGGGCTCCAGAATGGCGTCACTGTACTGCGCCTCGAAGCGCAGGCCGGGGTGCTCGTCCGCCAGGTCGGCCAATACCTTGGGCAATAAGGCCCGCCCCAGCGTTTCCGGCGCGGAAAAGCGCAGCAGGCCGCGCGGCGAGCCGACTTGCTGGCTCAGTTCGTCCTCGGCTTGCTGCTGCAGGTCCAGCATCTGCCGGGCCGTCGGGTAATAAGCTTCTCCCGCCGCGGTCAGCTGCACCTGTTTGCTGGAGCGCGCCAGCAGGCTGGCGCCCAGTTCTTCCTCCAGCGTCTGCAGGATGCGGGTGGCGCTGCTGGGCGAGGTGCCCAATTGCCGCGCGGCGGCGACGAAGCTTTTCTGTTCCACGACGGCGCAGAAGACTCTCAGGCTCCACAAGGATTTCATGGCGGCTCCATGATTGCGATATCTGCAATATTACATTGCAAGCATGCAATGTGAACAATCCGTACAATGCGCAGAGAAGGAGAATGCCAATGTTATTGAGTTTGAGTTTTCTGTGCGTGATCGCGTTTTTCGCCGGCCTGGTGGACGCGGCGGTGGGCGGCGGCGGGCTGATCCAGATTCCCGGCCTGTTTAGCGCCTTGCCTAATGTGATGCCGGCCACTATTTTCGGCACCAATAAGCTGGCGTCGGCGGTGGGGACTTTGTCCGCCGCGCGGTCCTATCTGCGGCGGGTCAAGCTGCCGTGGAAGCTGGTGCTGCCGGCCACTGTCGCCGCCTTCGTGTTTTCCTTCGCCGGCGCCCAGGTGGTGTCGCTGATCAGCAAGGACATCATCCGGCCCCTGGTGCTGGCGCTGCTGATCGTGATGGCGGCGTACACGCTGTGGAAAAAAGATTTCGGCAAGCTGCACAAACCGGTGGCAATAGGGCGGCGCGAGATGCTGATCGGCCTGGCGATAGGCGGCGCCATCGGCTTTTACGATGGCCTGTTCGGCCCAGGCACCGGCAGCTTCCTGATGTTCCTGTTCATCCGTTTTTTCGCCTTCGACTTTCTGCATGCCTCCGCCGCCGCCAAGGTGGTGAACCTGACCACCAATGTGGCGGCCCTGCTGTCTTTCGCCATCGGCGGCCACATCCTGTTCGCCTACGCGCTGCCGATGGCGGCCGCCAATATGGCCGGCGCGATTGTCGGCACCCGGCTGGCGATGAAGAACGGCGCCGGTTTTGTCCGGGTGCTGTTCCTGATGTTGACCAGCGTGCTGATCTGCAAACTGGGCTGGGACGTGCTGCACGGCTGAACGCCTTCCTCTTGGTGCCGGGCGGCGCCTCGCTTATGATGTAGCCTCGTCATATGCTCGGAACGCCCGATATGCATCCTTCCCGCTGTCCGCCCGCCGATCAGGCGCAGGATTTGCTGCAGCTGCCCAATGTGGGCAAGGCCACGGCGGCGGACTTGCGCCTGCTGGGCATCGCCGTTCCGGCGGATCTGCGCGGGCGCGATCCCTGCCTGTTATACCTCCAGTTGTGCGACCAGACCGGCCAGCGGCAAGATCCTTGCGTGCTGGACGTGTTGATGTCGGTCTGCCATTACATCAACCAGGGCGAGGCGCGCCCTTGGTGGAGCTTCACCGAGGAACGCAAACAGCGATGGACGGTGTGAGCGAAGGCGGGCTGACGGCCTGCCACGATTGCGACCTGCTGCTCCGGCTGCCTTCTGCCGGGCAGGGTTGCGTGCGCATGCATTGCCCGCGCTGCGGCGCTTTATTGCACGAGCGTTCGGACCGCGGGCGGGAAATGAGCTGCGCCCTGGCCCTGGCCGGGCTGATCTTGTTTGCGCTGGCCAACAGCTACCCGGTGCTGACGCTGGAGATGGCAGGCAACCGCAATGCCGCCACCTTGTGGCAGACCGCGCTGGCGCTGCACGGCCAGGGCATGCCGGAGGTGGCTTTATTGGTGCTGTTCACCGGCATGGTGATGCCGGCCTTGCAATTGGCCAGCCTGCTTTATCTGCAGCTGCCCTTGCTGAGCGGCCGGCCGCCGCCGGGTTTTCCGACCATGATGCGCCTGTACGGCCAAGTGCGGCCGTGGTGCATGGTGGAGGTCTTCCTGCTGGGCGTGCTGGTTTCGCTGGTGAAGCTGGTGCACCTGGCCAGCGTGCATCCGGGCATAGGCTTGTGGGCGTTTTTCGGCCTGATCGTGGCTTTGGCGGGCAGCGCCAGCGGCTTTCGGCCCACGCAATTATGGGAGCGTTATCAGTCATGCCGCGCTACCCCTTGAACAGCGCCGCCGCGCGGAATTTATGCCTGTGCCACGGCTGCGGTCTGCTGGTGCGCTTGTCGCCGCAGCAGACCGGCGTCTGCCCCCGTTGCCAGGCGGCCTTGCATTTGCGCCGTCCGGCGGCCTTGCAGCGCTGCTGGGCTTTGTTGTTGGCGGCGATCATCAGCTATTTTCCGGCCAATCTGCTGCCCATCATGGAAACCACGGCGCTGACCGGCGTGCAGCGCGACACCATCATGAGCGGCGTGGTGTATCTGTGGAACAATGACTCCTGGCCCTTGGCGCTGGTGGTGTTCACCGCCAGCGTGCTGGTGCCGATGTTGAAGATACTGGCCTTGCTGCTGCTGGTTTGCAGCGCGCAGTGGCGTTGGGAATGGGCGCCGGCGCAACGCACGCGGCTGTATCGTTTGATCGAAGTGATCGGCCCCTGGTCGATGCTGGACATTTTCGTGGTGGCGCTGATGGTGGCGCTGGTGCAGTGGCAGTCGCTCGCCAGCATCAAGGCCGGGCCCGGCGCCATCGCTTTCGGCGCCGTGGTGGTGCTGACCATGCTGGCGGCGATGAGCTTCGATCCGCGGCTGATTTGGGATCCGGTGAAGGAACACGATGAGCAATGAGCAAGAACCGGCCAAGCCGGAAGACAATCTGCCGCAGGCGGTGCCGGTGCGCCGCCGCCGCTGGGCGCCGTCCCTGGTCTGGCTGATTCCGATGGTGGCGGCCTTGATCGGCGGCTGGCTGGCGGTGCATGCCGTCTTGTCCAAGGGGCCGGTGATCACCATCGCCTTTCAGAGCGCCGAGGGCATAGAGGCTGGCAAGACCCGCATCAAGTACAAGGATGTGGAAATCGGCGACGTCACCGGCGTGGCCTTGAGCGAGGATCGCAAGTCCATCATCGCCACCGCCGAGCTGCGCAAGCAGGCGGCGGACTATCTGGTGGAGGACAGCCGTTTCTGGGTGGTGCGGCCGCGCGTGTCGGGCGGCGGCGTGACCGGTTTGGGCACGGTGTTGTCGGGTTCGTACATCGGCATGGATGTGGGCAAGAGCGAGACGCGGCGCAGCGAATTCATCGGCCTGGAGACGCCGCCCATCATCAACGCCGATCTGCCGGGGCAGACTTTCTATTTGAGAGCGGACAATCTGGGCTCGCTGAATACCGGCTCGCCGGTGTATTTCCGCCGCGTGCCGGTGGGGCAGGTCGTCGGTTACGAGCTCGACGCCAAGGGCGGCTACGTCAAAGTGGGCATTTTCATCAATGCGCCGTATGACCATTTCGTCTCGGCCAATAGCCGCTTTTGGCACGCCAGCGGCGTGGATGTGTCTATCGGCGCCAACGGCTTGAATGTGAACACGCAGTCGCTGGCGGCCATCGCCCTGGGCGGCATCGCTTTCGAGACGCCGTTGGCCGACAACGGCGGCGTGCCCTTGTCGGACCGCAATTTCATCCTGCATGAAACCCGCGACAAGGCGCTGCAGAATCCGGACCGCGAGATGCAGCCTTTCCGCCTGCGCTTCCGGCAATCCATCCGCGGCCTCAGCGTCGGCGCTCCGGTGGATTTCCGCGGCATCACCATAGGCGAAGTGACGGCGATAGGCGTGCAGTATGTGCCGGAGCGCAAGGACTTCGACATGACGGTGGACATCCGCACCTACCCCAGCCGGCTGGACAGCCTGTCGCGCGGCGGGCGCATCACCGGCAAGCTGTCGCCGCAGGCGCTGGTGGCCAATGGCATGCGCGCCCAGCTGCGCTCCGGCAGCCTGATCACCGGCCAGCTCTATGTGGCCTTGGACTTTTTCCGGGATGTGCCGCCAGCCAGGCTGGTCATCAACAAAGGCATGCCGGAGCTGCCGACCATTCCTGGCGATTTGGAGGAACTGCAAAGGGTATTGCAGCGCATCGTCAAGAAGCTGGATGCGATACCGTTCGACAGCATAGGCCAGGAGGCCAATACCTCGCTGAAGTCACTGCAGCAGACGCTGGATAGCGTGAAAAAGCTGTCCGACGGCGTGAACGGCGAGACGCTGCCCAAGATGACGCAAACCTTGGAGCAGCTGCAAAAGACGCTGGCCGCCGCGCAGCAGACGATGAAGGCGGATTCGCCGCTGCAGCAGGACGTGCGCTCGGCGGCGCAAGAGGTGAAAGAGACGGCGCGCAGCTTCCGCGCGCTGGCCGATTATCTGGACCGCCATCCCGAGGCGCTGGTGCGCGGCAAGGAGGCGCAGCCATGATGAAACATTGGATATTAGCCGCGGCCGCCTGCGCGGCGCTGGCCGGTTGCGCTTCGCCGCAGTCGCGTTTTTACGGCTTGGATGCGCCGCTTCAAGGGGCGGCGCCGGCGCAGTTCGGCAAGCGGGTGCTGTTGGGCCCGGTCATCCTGCCCGCGGCGCTGGATAGGCCGCAGCTGGTGCTGGATCTCGGCCAGGGGCAGTTGCAGTTGCAGGAGTTCGACCGCTGGAGCGCGCCGCTGGATCGCCTGCTGGCGCAGCGGCTCAGCCTGGCGGTTTCCCGCGCCAGCGGCCTGGCCAGCGTTTACGCCTATCCACAGCCGGGCATGGACGGTGGCGATCTGCGCATCGCCGTCGATGTGCGGGCCTTGAGCCTGAAGCCGGGGCAGGGCGCGGCGCTGGAGGCGGTATGGCAGCTGCAGAATGTGTCCGACGGCAAGGTGTTGGCCAGCGGCAGCTTCAGCCGCAGCCAGGCGGCGGCGTCGAGCGAGCCCGGCGCCTTGCTGGCGAGCTTGCAGTCGTTGCTGGACGCGCTGGCCGCCGATCTGGCCGCGCCCTTGATCAGCCATCCGGAATGGCGCGCGGCCTGAGCCAGGCTGCGGCTACGCCATTGGGAGTAGCGGGCCTCCCGCCAATGGCGTAGTCCGTCTCGTCCATCAGCCGGCGGATTGTCCTGCTATGGAC
The Chromobacterium sp. IIBBL 290-4 DNA segment above includes these coding regions:
- a CDS encoding SurA N-terminal domain-containing protein; protein product: MFEFVQNNKTVIQVILGAVALTFVGFGVSSYSSATDDPYLVKVGNAKIYKRDLDRALEGKPSDPATRQAMLQEMIRRELVLADARDHGAAVSPAQLQKFIAAIPLFQENGKFSAERYSEFLKNRYPSAEAFETEISQDLLVRSQLTAVAGTQFVPNAVVGRIASLLGEGRELQPLVIKPSDFAAEVKTDDAAIKAYYDANAKRFRTAEQIKLDYVVLSQDAVAQGVKVSDAEIQKYYDQHKGDLAGEQRRASHILLAVAKDAKPEQKAKVRAEAEAILKEARANPAKFAELAKAKSQDPGSAEKGGDLGFFGHGMMVKQFDDVVFRMKPGQISEVVETEYGFHIIRLDEVKAQSLDDVKSVIVDKLQKQKAAGLFRAESDKLNEISYQQADSLKGVVDALKLEVKHSDWIVRNQPSQDPLLGNARLLAAAFSDDVLKKKHNSEVVDVGGGRLVVARVAEHQPEHQQAIAEVSAQIKSELIARDGAKLADKKGQAVLADLKAGKSVEGLQWGPNLTVSRRAPSLPPADMRAAFAVSGAKLPGYAGVRHDTGEYVVYRVGKVIPAPALSEADRAQLGGMLNEMTANGQLVGYLQALRQKYPVVPGKQSLNDNSN
- a CDS encoding LysR family transcriptional regulator, yielding MKSLWSLRVFCAVVEQKSFVAAARQLGTSPSSATRILQTLEEELGASLLARSSKQVQLTAAGEAYYPTARQMLDLQQQAEDELSQQVGSPRGLLRFSAPETLGRALLPKVLADLADEHPGLRFEAQYSDAILEPIHDKLDFSIRGAFPSSSELIGYPLWNYRRHLYASPRYIARHGAPQTPDELPRHRVFIHSAPRVLKAWNFVSRERSISLNLSAWHRSNSGNGVLDALRAGMGIGRLGDWLAEPLVEQGELVRLRPDYRIVSSRGDDPQMHAVFASRDIPRKARLLLEALRLEARARGFGQYAAQ
- a CDS encoding TSUP family transporter; the protein is MLLSLSFLCVIAFFAGLVDAAVGGGGLIQIPGLFSALPNVMPATIFGTNKLASAVGTLSAARSYLRRVKLPWKLVLPATVAAFVFSFAGAQVVSLISKDIIRPLVLALLIVMAAYTLWKKDFGKLHKPVAIGRREMLIGLAIGGAIGFYDGLFGPGTGSFLMFLFIRFFAFDFLHASAAAKVVNLTTNVAALLSFAIGGHILFAYALPMAAANMAGAIVGTRLAMKNGAGFVRVLFLMLTSVLICKLGWDVLHG
- a CDS encoding helix-hairpin-helix domain-containing protein, giving the protein MHPSRCPPADQAQDLLQLPNVGKATAADLRLLGIAVPADLRGRDPCLLYLQLCDQTGQRQDPCVLDVLMSVCHYINQGEARPWWSFTEERKQRWTV
- a CDS encoding paraquat-inducible protein A is translated as MDGVSEGGLTACHDCDLLLRLPSAGQGCVRMHCPRCGALLHERSDRGREMSCALALAGLILFALANSYPVLTLEMAGNRNAATLWQTALALHGQGMPEVALLVLFTGMVMPALQLASLLYLQLPLLSGRPPPGFPTMMRLYGQVRPWCMVEVFLLGVLVSLVKLVHLASVHPGIGLWAFFGLIVALAGSASGFRPTQLWERYQSCRATP
- a CDS encoding paraquat-inducible protein A — its product is MPRYPLNSAAARNLCLCHGCGLLVRLSPQQTGVCPRCQAALHLRRPAALQRCWALLLAAIISYFPANLLPIMETTALTGVQRDTIMSGVVYLWNNDSWPLALVVFTASVLVPMLKILALLLLVCSAQWRWEWAPAQRTRLYRLIEVIGPWSMLDIFVVALMVALVQWQSLASIKAGPGAIAFGAVVVLTMLAAMSFDPRLIWDPVKEHDEQ
- a CDS encoding intermembrane transport protein PqiB, coding for MSNEQEPAKPEDNLPQAVPVRRRRWAPSLVWLIPMVAALIGGWLAVHAVLSKGPVITIAFQSAEGIEAGKTRIKYKDVEIGDVTGVALSEDRKSIIATAELRKQAADYLVEDSRFWVVRPRVSGGGVTGLGTVLSGSYIGMDVGKSETRRSEFIGLETPPIINADLPGQTFYLRADNLGSLNTGSPVYFRRVPVGQVVGYELDAKGGYVKVGIFINAPYDHFVSANSRFWHASGVDVSIGANGLNVNTQSLAAIALGGIAFETPLADNGGVPLSDRNFILHETRDKALQNPDREMQPFRLRFRQSIRGLSVGAPVDFRGITIGEVTAIGVQYVPERKDFDMTVDIRTYPSRLDSLSRGGRITGKLSPQALVANGMRAQLRSGSLITGQLYVALDFFRDVPPARLVINKGMPELPTIPGDLEELQRVLQRIVKKLDAIPFDSIGQEANTSLKSLQQTLDSVKKLSDGVNGETLPKMTQTLEQLQKTLAAAQQTMKADSPLQQDVRSAAQEVKETARSFRALADYLDRHPEALVRGKEAQP
- a CDS encoding PqiC family protein yields the protein MMKHWILAAAACAALAGCASPQSRFYGLDAPLQGAAPAQFGKRVLLGPVILPAALDRPQLVLDLGQGQLQLQEFDRWSAPLDRLLAQRLSLAVSRASGLASVYAYPQPGMDGGDLRIAVDVRALSLKPGQGAALEAVWQLQNVSDGKVLASGSFSRSQAAASSEPGALLASLQSLLDALAADLAAPLISHPEWRAA